The sequence CCGGCCTGCAGTCCGCCAGCCTGGCGCTGCGGCTCTCTTCGTTGCGCAGTTTCCTCGACTGGCTGGTCAGCCAGGGCGTATTGCACGCCAACCCCGCCAAAGGCATCCGCACGCCGCGCAGCGGCCGCCATCTGCCGAAAAACATCGACGTCGATGAAATGAACCAGCTGCTGGAGATCGATCTCAACGATCCGCTGGCGGTGCGCGATCGCGCCATGCTGGAGGTGATGTACGGCGCCGGTCTGCGCCTCTCCGAACTGGTGGGGCTGGATTGCCGCCATGTCGATATGGCGGCCGGCGAGGTGTGGGTGATGGGGAAAGGCAGTAAAGAGCGCAAATTGCCGATCGGGCGCACCGCCGTCACCTGGCTGGAACACTGGCTGGCGATGCGCGATCTGTTCGGGCCGGAAGATGACGCGATGTTCCTGTCCAATCAGGGGCGGCGCATCTCGACGCGCAACGTGCAAAAGCGCTTCGCCGAATGGGGCGTGAAACAGGGCGTCAACAGCCATATTCACCCGCACAAGCTGCGTCACTCCTTCGCCACTCACATGCTGGAGTCGAGCGGCGATCTGCGCGCGGTGCAGGAGCTGCTCGGCCACGCCAACCTGACCACCACGCAAATTTATACCCACCTCGACTTTCAACATCTGGCGAACGTGTACGATGCCGCGCATCCGCGCGCCAAACGGGGGAAATCCTGATGCATTTTTATCGCCCGCTGCGCCCGCTGGCGGCGCTGACTTTCGATCTGGACGACACGCTGTATGACAATCGCCCGGTGATCCGGCAAACCGAACAACAGTCGGTGGCCTTCCTGCAGAGCTACCATCCCGGTCTGAACAGCTTCCAGTCGGCGGATTTCCACCGCCTGCGCCAGGAGCTGCGCGAGCAGGATCCGGAGATCTACCACGACGTCACCCAGTGGCGCTGGCGCGCCATTCATCTGGCGCTGAGCCGGCAGGGGCTGCGCGATGCCGACGCGGCGATCGGGGCCGATGCGGCGATGCAAAACTTCGCGCTGTGGCGCAGCCGCATCGAGGTGCCGCAAGCGACCCACGCCACGCTGAAGGCGCTGGCCGCGCGCTACCCGCTGGTGGCGATCACCAACGGCAACGCCGATCCGGCGCAGTGCGGCCTGGACGGTTATTTCCAGTTCGTGTTGCGCTCCGGGCCGGACGGGCGCGCCAAGCCGTATCAGGACATGTATCACCTGGCCGTCGAGCGGCTGGGCGTGGCGCCCGAGCAGATCCTGCACGTGGGCGACGATCTGACCACCGACGTCGCCGGCGCGCTGCGCGCGGGGCTGCAGGCCTGTTGGATCAACGATCGGCAACGCTGCCTGATGCAGGCCGCCGACAGCCGTCTGCTGCCGCATATTGAGATTTCGCAGTTGGCATCGCTGACAGCATTGTTATAATCCCTGCCAGAACTCTGTATAAATTTCCAGTGAAAAACCCGTCAGCGGCGGGTTTTCCCTTAACCATTAGTGGTGCCTATGGACGTCTCCGATCTGCTCGACAGCCTGAATGAAAAACAACGTGAAGCCGTGGCGGCGCCGCGCAGCAACCTGTTGGTTCTGGCCGGAGCGGGCAGCGGCAAGACGCGGGTGCTGGTGCATCGCATCGCCTGGCTGCTGTCGGTGGAGAACTGCTCGCCGTATTCGATCATGGCGGTGACCTTCACCAACAAGGCGGCGGCGGAAATGCGCCACCGTATCGAACATCTGATCGGCACCAGCCAGGGCGGCATGTGGATCGGCACCTTCCACGGCCTGGCGCACCGTCTGTTGCGCGCCCACCACCTGGAAGCCAACCTGCCGCAGGATTTCCAGATCCTCGACAGCGACGACCAGCTGCGGCTGCTCAAGCGCATCATCAAGGCGCTGAACGTCGACGAGAAGCAGTGGCCGCCGCGTCAGGCGATGTGGTACATCAACGGCAAGAAAGACGAGGGCCTGCGCCCGCAGCACGTCGAGACCTACAACAACCCGGTAGAAGCCACCTGGCTGCGCATCTACCAGGCCTATCAGGAAGCCTGCGATCGCGCGGGGCTGGTGGATTTCGCCGAGCTGCTGCTGCGCGCGCACGAGCTGTGGCTGAACAAGCCGCATATCCTCAACCACTACCGCGAACGTTTCACCAACGTGCTGGTGGACGAATTCCAGGATACCAACAGTATCCAGTACGCTTGGATCCGCCTGCTGGCGGGCGGCAACAGCAACGTGATGATCGTCGGCGACGATGACCAGTCGATCTACGGCTGGCGCGGCGCGCAGGTGGAAAACATCCAGCGCTTCCTGAAAGATTTCCCCGGCGCGGAAACCATCCGCCTGGAGCAGAACTACCGTTCCACCAGCAACATCCTGAAAGCGGCCAACACCCTGATCGCCAACAACGACGGGCGCATGGGCAAAAACCTGTGGACCGAAGGCGGCGAAGGCGAACCGATCTCCATCTACTGCGCCTTCAACGAACTCGACGAAGCGCGCTTCGTGGTCAACCGCATCAAGACCTGGCAGGACAACGGCGGCGCGCTGAACGACTGCGCCATCCTGTACCGCAGCAACGCCCAGTCGCGCGTGCTGGAAGAGGCGCTGCTGCAGACGGCGATGCCGTACCGCATCTACGGCGGCCAGCGCTTCTTCGAACGCCAGGAAATCAAGGATGCGCTGGCTTACCTGCGCCTCATTTCCAACCGCAACGACGACGCAGCCTTCGAGCGCGTGGTCAACACCCCGACGCGCGGCATCGGCGATCGCACCCTCGACGTGGTGCGCCAGGCGGCGCGCGATCGCCAGCTGACGCTGTGGCAGGCGACGCGCGAGCTGATGCAGGACAAGGTGTTGGCCGGCCGCGCTGCGTCGGCGCTGCAGCGCTTTATCGAACTGGTGGAGTCGCTGGCGCACGAAACCGCCGACATGCCGCTGCACGTGCAGACCGACCGGGTGATCCGCGATTCCGGGCTGTTCATCATGTATGAGCAGGAGAAAGGCGAAAAGGGGCAGGCGCGCATCGAAAACCTTGAGGAATTGGTGACGGCGACGCGCCAGTTCAGCTATCAGGACGAAGATCAGGATCTGATGCCGCTGCAGGCGTTCCTGTCGCATGCGGCGCTGGAAGCGGGCGAAGGCCAGGCCGACGCCTATCAGGACGCAGTGCAGCTGATGACCCTGCACTCGGCCAAGGGGCTGGAGTTCCCGCTGGTGTTTATCGTCGGCATGGAAGAGGGCATGTTCCCGAGCCAGATGTCGCTGGATGAAGGCGGCCGTCTGGAGGAGGAGCGCCGCCTGGCCTATGTGGGCGTAACGCGCGCCATGCAGAAGCTGACGCTGACCTATGCCGAAACGCGCCGTCTGTATGGCAAAGAGGTTTACCACCGGCCGTCGCGCTTTATCGGCGAACTGCCGGAAGAGTGCGTGGAAGAAGTGCGCCTGCGCGCCAGCGTATCGCGCCCGGTCAATCACCGCCGTATGGGCACGCCGATCAGCGAGAACGATACCGGCTACAAGCTGGGCCAGCGCGTGCGCCATCCCAAGTTTGGCGAAGGCACCATCGTCAATCTGGAGGGCAGCGGCGAGCACAGCCGGCTGCAGATCGCCTTCCCAGGCGAGGGCATCAAGTGGCTGGTGGCGGCCTACGCTCGCCTGGAAACGGTATAAAAGAGAGGGGCGCGTTGCAGGGGGCAGCCCCTGCAATCGTTCAGGATCAGTGAGGGTAGCGGTCGCCGACCTGCGCGGTGGCATACCAGCGCATCACCGCTTCGGTGCCTTCACCGCCTTCCTGCGGTGCCCACGGCATGCAGTCCTCTTCGGTCAACGCCTGATACGGGCCCTGCTTTACTTCGAACACCACGCCGCCGGCATCGACTGACAACACCGCATGCCAGGTAAATGCCGGCATCTCCAGCACTTTGGTTTCTTCGCCGAGCAGGGTGCGCTGCATCACGACGCCGTCATCGTTGAACTGCAGCACGACAAAACGGCCGCGCAGCGGCGTCAGCAGTTCCCAGGTTTGCGGGTGACGGTGCGGGCGGATATAGGTGCCGGGTTCCATGGCGATCGCCAGGCGTTGCACCGGGTCGCTCAACTCTTCGTGTAAGGTGCGGTGCGCGCGCAGGCGGGGCACGCTGGCGGCCTGTTCGCTCATCGCGGTCAGTTCATGGGCGGTAATCTGTTTCATCGTTTAAATCCGCATGCTTGTCGTACCATTAGGGTGATGTCATCTTAGCAACATTCTTGGTGGCGGTAAGCGATCGCCGCGACTTTTTCAGTACGGTTTAGGCGCCATTTTTGCCATTGAACATCGTGATGATTTGTTGCGCAATTATCCCGCCTAACGTGTTGACAGGCTTTTTCTTCTCGGCGTAACATGCGCGCACTATTATCATTGAGGACAGACGCCTTGGACACACCCAGTAGATACTGGCTCACTGACCTGCGCCGCAGGTATAACTTCTAAGGCTCTCCGTTTTTGCTGATAGCCTTCGTGGTTGTCGGCGACCCCGCAAAGCGTCGCTATGAGTCAGATCTCTTCATGGTCTGAAACAAATCGGTGATACGCATCCCCTCTGTTTCTGTGCTTCAACGCGTTGTCCGCACCCGTTACCTTCACGGAGTTTTGGCACATGCTGAGCGCTTTTAAATTAGATAACCGCCGCTTGTCCCGTCTGGAGCTGGACGACTCGGATGATCTCACGTCATCGCTGTGGGTTGATCTGGTCGAGCCGGAAGAGGGCGAGCGTGAGCGCGTGCAGAATGAGCTGGGACAAAGCCTGGCGACGCGTCCCGAACTGGACGACATCGAAGCCTCCGCCCGTTTCTTCGAAGATGAAGACGGTCTGCATATCCACTCCTTCTTCTACTTTGAAGATGCGGAAGATCACGCCGGCAACTCCACGGTGGCGTTCACCATCCGCGACGGCCGCCTGTATACCCTGCGCGAGCGTGAACTGCCGGCGTTTCGCCTGTACCGCATGCGCGCCCGCAACCAGACCATGCTCGAAGGCAACGCCTACGAACTGCTGCTGGATCTGTTCGAAACCAAGATTGAACAGCTGGCGGACGAGATAGAGAACATCTACAGCGATCTGGAACAGCTCAGCCGGGTGATCATGGAAGGGCATCAGGGCGATGAATACGACGCCGCGCTATCGACGCTGGCGGAGCTGGAAGATATCGGCTGGAAGGTGCGTTTGTGTCTGATGGATACCCAGCGCGCGCTCAACTTCCTGGTGCGCAAGGCGCGTTTGCCGACCGGCCAGCTGGAGCAGGCGCGTGAAGTGCTGCGCGACATCGAATCCCTGCTGCCGCACAACGAATCGCTGTTCCAGAAGGTGAACTTCCTGATGCAGGCGGCGATGGGCTTCATCAACATCGAGCAGAACCGCATCATCAAGATCTTCTCGGTGGTGTCGGTGGTGTTCCTGCCGCCGACGCTGGTGGCCTCCAGCTACGGCATGAACTTCGAATTCATGCCGGAGCTGAAATGGTCGTTCGGCTACCCGGGCGCCATCACCTTGATGATCCTGGCCGGTCTGGCCCCTTACCTGTACTTCAAGCGCAAGAACTGGCTGTAACCCGGCGGCGCCGGGCTCAGCGCAGCTTGCGCTGGGTGTAGAGCGCGTCGAGGGTAAACAGGATCAGCGCCGCCCAGATAAAGCCGAAGGTCACCAGTTTGTCCTGGCCGACGGTTTCGCCGTAGAAGGTGATCGCCAGCAGGAACAT comes from Serratia sarumanii and encodes:
- the corA gene encoding magnesium/cobalt transporter CorA, with product MLSAFKLDNRRLSRLELDDSDDLTSSLWVDLVEPEEGERERVQNELGQSLATRPELDDIEASARFFEDEDGLHIHSFFYFEDAEDHAGNSTVAFTIRDGRLYTLRERELPAFRLYRMRARNQTMLEGNAYELLLDLFETKIEQLADEIENIYSDLEQLSRVIMEGHQGDEYDAALSTLAELEDIGWKVRLCLMDTQRALNFLVRKARLPTGQLEQAREVLRDIESLLPHNESLFQKVNFLMQAAMGFINIEQNRIIKIFSVVSVVFLPPTLVASSYGMNFEFMPELKWSFGYPGAITLMILAGLAPYLYFKRKNWL
- the uvrD gene encoding DNA helicase II, producing MDVSDLLDSLNEKQREAVAAPRSNLLVLAGAGSGKTRVLVHRIAWLLSVENCSPYSIMAVTFTNKAAAEMRHRIEHLIGTSQGGMWIGTFHGLAHRLLRAHHLEANLPQDFQILDSDDQLRLLKRIIKALNVDEKQWPPRQAMWYINGKKDEGLRPQHVETYNNPVEATWLRIYQAYQEACDRAGLVDFAELLLRAHELWLNKPHILNHYRERFTNVLVDEFQDTNSIQYAWIRLLAGGNSNVMIVGDDDQSIYGWRGAQVENIQRFLKDFPGAETIRLEQNYRSTSNILKAANTLIANNDGRMGKNLWTEGGEGEPISIYCAFNELDEARFVVNRIKTWQDNGGALNDCAILYRSNAQSRVLEEALLQTAMPYRIYGGQRFFERQEIKDALAYLRLISNRNDDAAFERVVNTPTRGIGDRTLDVVRQAARDRQLTLWQATRELMQDKVLAGRAASALQRFIELVESLAHETADMPLHVQTDRVIRDSGLFIMYEQEKGEKGQARIENLEELVTATRQFSYQDEDQDLMPLQAFLSHAALEAGEGQADAYQDAVQLMTLHSAKGLEFPLVFIVGMEEGMFPSQMSLDEGGRLEEERRLAYVGVTRAMQKLTLTYAETRRLYGKEVYHRPSRFIGELPEECVEEVRLRASVSRPVNHRRMGTPISENDTGYKLGQRVRHPKFGEGTIVNLEGSGEHSRLQIAFPGEGIKWLVAAYARLETV
- the xerC gene encoding tyrosine recombinase XerC, which produces MTPIAPSLQQPVDAFLRYLKVERQLSPLTQLSYSRQLAALMRLAQEIGVTDWAALDAARVRMLAARSKRAGLQSASLALRLSSLRSFLDWLVSQGVLHANPAKGIRTPRSGRHLPKNIDVDEMNQLLEIDLNDPLAVRDRAMLEVMYGAGLRLSELVGLDCRHVDMAAGEVWVMGKGSKERKLPIGRTAVTWLEHWLAMRDLFGPEDDAMFLSNQGRRISTRNVQKRFAEWGVKQGVNSHIHPHKLRHSFATHMLESSGDLRAVQELLGHANLTTTQIYTHLDFQHLANVYDAAHPRAKRGKS
- a CDS encoding WbuC family cupin fold metalloprotein; this encodes MKQITAHELTAMSEQAASVPRLRAHRTLHEELSDPVQRLAIAMEPGTYIRPHRHPQTWELLTPLRGRFVVLQFNDDGVVMQRTLLGEETKVLEMPAFTWHAVLSVDAGGVVFEVKQGPYQALTEEDCMPWAPQEGGEGTEAVMRWYATAQVGDRYPH
- the yigB gene encoding 5-amino-6-(5-phospho-D-ribitylamino)uracil phosphatase YigB, producing MHFYRPLRPLAALTFDLDDTLYDNRPVIRQTEQQSVAFLQSYHPGLNSFQSADFHRLRQELREQDPEIYHDVTQWRWRAIHLALSRQGLRDADAAIGADAAMQNFALWRSRIEVPQATHATLKALAARYPLVAITNGNADPAQCGLDGYFQFVLRSGPDGRAKPYQDMYHLAVERLGVAPEQILHVGDDLTTDVAGALRAGLQACWINDRQRCLMQAADSRLLPHIEISQLASLTALL